The Myxococcus stipitatus genome has a segment encoding these proteins:
- a CDS encoding superoxide dismutase family protein, protein MKIRALLTAAVLTTTATALAQAPQAASPAPAEQPPATAVTPKQPAPKKGETAKAVMRDAQGKDVGEITLEQTAQGVIIKGTLSGLTPGEHAIHIHEVGKCEAPDFKTAGGHFNPTKKAHGIMASKGKHHGDLPNLYVDPEGKVKFDTFATGGLTVKSLFDKDGSAVVVHAKEDDYYSDPTGDAGGRIACGVVEKQ, encoded by the coding sequence ATGAAGATTCGAGCGCTGCTGACCGCCGCCGTCCTCACCACCACCGCCACCGCGCTGGCCCAGGCGCCCCAGGCGGCGTCCCCCGCGCCGGCGGAGCAGCCCCCCGCCACCGCGGTGACGCCGAAGCAGCCGGCGCCCAAGAAGGGCGAGACGGCCAAGGCGGTGATGCGGGACGCCCAGGGCAAGGACGTGGGTGAAATCACCCTCGAGCAGACGGCCCAGGGGGTCATCATCAAGGGCACCTTGAGCGGCCTGACGCCGGGCGAGCACGCCATCCACATCCACGAGGTGGGCAAGTGCGAGGCGCCGGACTTCAAGACGGCGGGCGGCCACTTCAACCCGACGAAGAAGGCCCACGGCATCATGGCCTCCAAGGGCAAGCACCACGGCGACCTGCCCAACCTCTACGTGGACCCGGAGGGCAAGGTGAAGTTCGACACCTTCGCCACCGGCGGCCTCACCGTGAAGTCGCTGTTCGACAAGGACGGCTCCGCGGTGGTCGTCCACGCCAAGGAGGATGACTACTACTCCGACCCGACCGGCGACGCCGGTGGCCGCATCGCCTGCGGCGTGGTGGAGAAGCAGTAG
- a CDS encoding serine hydrolase — MRHVLALLIVLLPLSPTLAQSLPPDLDATMERTLKTFDVPGVALAVVKDGKVVLAKGYGVRKLGGTAPVTADTVFAIASNSKAFTAAAIAMLVDEGKLQWDDRVVDHLPSFQMYDPYVSREMTIRDLFVHRSGLGLGAGDLLYFPQSTFTEDEIVAKLRHIAPATSFRGRYAYDNILYLVAGKVIEKVSGRHWRDFVRERIFLPLGMKDSSTLSKALRVSANVATPHAKADGVLKAISPMGFDNNAPAAAINSSVNDLAKWMLTQLGRGVIPATDGKKRLFSEAQSKEMWAAQTVIAIPEPSKALAGLRANFAAYALGWSLRDYRGYKLVGHSGALPGYYSRVMLVPELNLGIAVLTNQEERSGFEAPLWTVVDAYLGAPATDWVAAFKADDDAKRAKAEGQVAGLQGGRNTQSRPSLPLDAYAGKFRDAWYGDVTLTREGEKLVMRFSRTPGLVGDLEHWQYDTFVARWRDRSLNADAFVSFTLEPDGALGEMRMKAVSPLTDFSFDFHDLRFTPVKEPAGAAVARPVH, encoded by the coding sequence GTGCGCCACGTCCTCGCGCTGCTCATCGTCCTGCTCCCGCTGTCCCCGACGCTCGCGCAGTCGTTGCCGCCCGACCTGGACGCGACGATGGAGCGGACGCTGAAGACGTTCGACGTGCCGGGTGTCGCCCTGGCGGTGGTGAAGGACGGCAAGGTCGTCCTGGCCAAGGGGTACGGCGTGCGCAAGCTGGGGGGCACGGCGCCGGTGACGGCGGACACGGTGTTCGCCATCGCCTCCAACAGCAAGGCCTTCACGGCGGCCGCCATCGCGATGCTCGTCGACGAGGGCAAACTCCAGTGGGACGACCGCGTGGTGGACCACCTGCCGTCGTTCCAGATGTACGACCCGTACGTCTCGCGCGAGATGACGATTCGCGACCTGTTCGTCCACCGCAGCGGGCTGGGGCTGGGCGCGGGGGACCTCTTGTACTTCCCGCAGTCGACCTTCACGGAGGACGAAATCGTCGCGAAGCTGCGCCACATCGCGCCCGCGACGAGCTTCCGCGGCCGCTACGCCTACGACAACATCCTGTACCTGGTGGCGGGCAAGGTCATCGAGAAGGTGAGCGGCCGGCACTGGCGCGACTTCGTGCGCGAGCGCATCTTCCTGCCGCTGGGCATGAAGGACAGCAGCACGCTGTCCAAGGCGCTGCGCGTGAGCGCGAACGTGGCGACGCCGCACGCGAAGGCGGACGGCGTGCTCAAGGCCATCTCCCCCATGGGCTTCGACAACAACGCGCCCGCGGCGGCCATCAACTCCAGCGTCAACGACCTGGCGAAGTGGATGCTGACCCAACTGGGCCGGGGCGTGATTCCAGCGACGGATGGCAAGAAGCGCCTGTTCAGCGAGGCGCAGTCGAAGGAGATGTGGGCGGCTCAGACGGTGATTGCGATCCCCGAACCGTCGAAGGCGCTGGCGGGGCTGCGCGCGAACTTCGCGGCCTACGCGCTCGGCTGGTCGCTGCGGGACTACCGGGGCTACAAGCTGGTGGGGCACAGCGGGGCGCTGCCGGGTTACTACTCGCGGGTGATGCTGGTGCCCGAGCTGAACCTGGGCATCGCGGTGCTGACGAACCAGGAGGAGCGCAGCGGCTTCGAGGCGCCCTTGTGGACGGTGGTCGACGCGTACCTGGGCGCGCCCGCGACGGACTGGGTGGCCGCGTTCAAGGCGGATGACGACGCGAAGCGGGCGAAGGCGGAGGGGCAGGTCGCGGGGCTCCAGGGCGGTCGCAACACGCAGTCCAGGCCGTCGCTGCCGCTCGACGCGTACGCCGGGAAGTTCCGCGACGCGTGGTACGGCGACGTGACGCTGACGCGTGAGGGCGAGAAGCTGGTGATGCGCTTCAGCCGCACCCCGGGCCTCGTGGGCGACCTGGAGCACTGGCAATACGACACCTTCGTCGCGCGCTGGAGGGACCGTTCGCTCAACGCGGACGCGTTCGTGTCCTTCACGCTCGAGCCGGATGGCGCGCTGGGGGAGATGCGGATGAAGGCCGTGTCGCCGCTGACGGACTTCAGCTTCGACTTCCACGACCTGCGCTTCACGCCCGTGAAGGAGCCGGCGGGCGCCGCCGTCGCGCGTCCGGTGCACTGA
- a CDS encoding HsdM family class I SAM-dependent methyltransferase: protein MPRAANRILDVDEEKLVHQFPGLDRKAVGAFFTPAPLVERTLSLAMAHLGDGPLTVIDPACGAGAFLSAAAKLWPGARLCGLELDPAVARLCQARVPSAEVREGDALRAGLDPFLATVPPDHRELWVGNPPYNGTSPVLKDPNAYAKLRALLPFALPPGTSLRDDFAFFLLVAAQRLATRPGVLAFITPASLLDAFLYAPLRQSLTRTLSLREVVDLGPGAFAGTQVRTCITVWSSIPGHMDPPRFERRGATQHFTPEAPEWRLAPTAPEASALDARWSALGEPLTTLVPVSLPGVKTRFDELLVDADPERLLERIRAFAAATEDSLPEFARAHGLPEELLPKLRALKVGAPLEVDARHLRPFFRYGGARHRGTLPPEARAYCYLDRRLIPRGDHRLRGPYDPHVGAVKLLFNVRELPLSAALLEEEGCVHDHRHARFAPLYVPQRLRDEGLRVTRSVESADELGPLVPNLSPRGLEWAETLGGPRAAFQAIVRFLNSADVQRHWAPAFGASRVVPVPLVTPESQQ from the coding sequence ATGCCACGCGCAGCGAATAGGATTCTGGACGTCGACGAGGAAAAGCTCGTCCACCAGTTCCCCGGGCTGGACCGTAAGGCGGTGGGGGCGTTCTTCACTCCCGCACCGCTGGTGGAAAGAACGCTATCGCTCGCGATGGCGCACCTGGGGGACGGGCCACTCACTGTCATCGATCCGGCCTGCGGGGCCGGAGCGTTTCTCTCGGCCGCCGCCAAGCTCTGGCCCGGCGCCCGACTCTGCGGGCTCGAGCTCGACCCAGCCGTCGCGCGGCTGTGTCAGGCTCGAGTGCCAAGCGCGGAGGTGCGCGAGGGCGACGCGCTGCGCGCGGGGCTGGACCCCTTCCTCGCCACGGTGCCTCCGGACCACCGCGAGCTGTGGGTGGGCAATCCGCCCTACAATGGCACCTCGCCCGTGCTGAAGGACCCCAATGCCTACGCGAAGCTGCGGGCGCTGCTCCCGTTCGCGCTCCCGCCCGGCACCAGCCTGCGGGACGACTTCGCCTTCTTCCTGCTGGTGGCGGCGCAAAGACTCGCCACGCGCCCCGGCGTGCTCGCCTTCATCACGCCCGCGAGCCTGCTGGATGCCTTTCTCTACGCGCCGCTGCGCCAATCCCTCACACGCACGCTCTCCCTGCGGGAGGTGGTGGACCTGGGCCCCGGCGCGTTCGCGGGCACCCAGGTGCGCACCTGCATCACCGTGTGGTCCTCGATTCCCGGCCACATGGACCCGCCGCGCTTCGAGCGTCGCGGCGCCACGCAGCACTTCACGCCGGAGGCGCCGGAGTGGAGGTTGGCGCCGACCGCGCCGGAGGCCAGCGCGCTGGACGCGCGGTGGAGCGCGCTCGGCGAGCCGCTCACCACGCTCGTCCCGGTGAGCCTGCCCGGCGTGAAGACGCGCTTCGACGAACTGCTGGTGGACGCGGACCCGGAGCGGCTGCTCGAGCGCATCCGCGCCTTCGCCGCCGCGACCGAGGACTCCCTGCCCGAGTTCGCGCGCGCGCATGGGCTGCCGGAGGAGCTCTTGCCCAAGCTGCGGGCGCTCAAGGTGGGCGCGCCGCTGGAGGTGGACGCGCGGCACCTGCGCCCCTTCTTCCGCTATGGCGGCGCGCGCCACCGGGGCACGCTGCCACCGGAGGCGCGGGCCTACTGCTACCTGGACCGGCGGCTCATCCCGCGCGGCGACCACCGGCTGCGGGGGCCGTACGACCCGCACGTCGGCGCGGTGAAGCTGCTCTTCAACGTGCGGGAGCTGCCCCTGTCCGCGGCGCTGCTGGAGGAGGAGGGCTGCGTCCACGACCACCGGCACGCGCGCTTCGCGCCGTTGTACGTGCCCCAGCGGCTGCGGGACGAGGGGCTGCGGGTCACACGCTCGGTGGAGTCCGCGGACGAACTGGGCCCGCTGGTGCCCAACCTGTCGCCGCGCGGGCTGGAGTGGGCGGAGACGCTGGGAGGCCCGCGGGCCGCGTTCCAGGCCATCGTGCGGTTCCTCAACAGCGCCGACGTGCAACGGCACTGGGCGCCCGCGTTCGGCGCTTCACGCGTGGTGCCGGTCCCCCTGGTGACGCCAGAGTCTCAGCAGTGA